A part of Arachis hypogaea cultivar Tifrunner chromosome 12, arahy.Tifrunner.gnm2.J5K5, whole genome shotgun sequence genomic DNA contains:
- the LOC112727554 gene encoding protein IQ-DOMAIN 12, with amino-acid sequence MMSQIFMAKQNSWFGWVKRLFTSESNNKKPKKWGWGLGRLKGKQQYPKITAPRRALIEASAEQRKHALTVAIATAAAAEAAVAAAHAAAEVVKLTGGSCSYSFLAKGDRSLAAIKIQSAYRAHLARKALRGLKGVTKLQALIRGQAVRRRVSRALKNSATSAVKIPETISQIEESYRKDQIISFAKQKNKLHEKELKLQPEGHRHSPISWDSRLQSREDIEATWLRKQEAAAKRERMKQYSFSQRERKLPQMSEESVHNREYGNERIRTLGQWLNKEAVDSNTYHHKQDHPSNFITRREAHQGLSPQISIPRRSFSHTKRCSVGAIEISLPNSPVLPTYMAVTESSKAKARSMSTPRLRTGYLDTCSNKSESRK; translated from the exons ATGATGTCACAAATCTTCATGGCAAAACAGAATAGCTGGTTTGGGTGGGTGAAGAGGTTATTCACATCTGAGTCAAACAACAAA AAACCAAAGAAATGGGGATGGGGACTTGGAAGGCTAAAGGGGAAACAACAGTACCCAAAAATCACTGCTCCAAGAAGAGCATTGATTGAAGCAAGTGCAGAGCAAAGAAAGCATGCATTGACAGTGGCAATTGCAACTGCAGCTGCAGCCGAGGCTGCAGTTGCGGCTGCACATGCTGCTGCCGAGGTTGTCAAGCTCACTGGTGGTTCTTGCTCTTATTCGTTCTTGGCCAAAGGTGATCGGAGCCTCGCCGCCATCAAGATTCAAAGCGCTTACCGCGCACATCTC GCAAGGAAAGCATTAAGAGGACTGAAGGGAGTGACAAAACTGCAAGCTCTCATTCGTGGTCAAGCAGTGAGACGTCGAGTGTCCAGGGCTTTGAAGAATTCGGCCACCAGTGCAGTTAAAATCCCGGAAACAATCAGCCAAATTGAAGAAAGCTACAGAAAAGACCAGATAATTTCTTTTGCAAAGCAAAAGAACAAGTtacatgaaaaagaattgaag CTACAGCCAGAAGGGCATAGACATAGTCCAATAAGTTGGGATTCTAGGTTGCAGTCAAGAGAAGATATTGAAGCCACATGGTTGAGAAAGCAAGAGGCCGCTGCCAAAAGAGAACGCATGAAGCAATATTCCTTTTCACAAAGG GAAAGAAAACTTCCCCAAATGAGTGAAGAATCTGTTCACAACAGGGAATATGGAAACGAGAGAATCCGCACCTTAGGCCAATGGCTAAATAAGGAAGCCGTTGACTCGAATACATACCACCATAAACAAGATCATCCCTCGAACTTTATTACAAGAAGAGAAGCACATCAAGGACTCAGCCCGCAAATTTCGATTCCCCGGAGATCATTTTCGCATACAAAAAGATGTTCGGTTGGAGCTATTGAGATCTCCCTACCGAATTCTCCGGTCCTTCCAACTTACATGGCCGTGACTGAATCCAGCAAAGCGAAGGCGAGATCTATGAGCACGCCACGGCTAAGAACAGGGTATTTGGACACATGCTCCAACAAGAGCGAGTCTCGGAAATAA